The window CACCTTCGAGGACTACAGCAAAGCCGTGCAGGATCTGGGCTTCCCTTGCGTCGTCAAGCCAGTGATGAGTTCGTCGGGCAAGGGTCAGAGCCTGCTGCGCAGCGCCGATGACGTGCAGAAAGCCTGGGATTACGCACAAGAGGGCGGTCGCGCCGGCAAAGGTCGGGTGATCATCGAAGGCTTCATCGATTTCGACTACGAAATCACCTTGCTGACCGTGCGTCATATTGGTGGTACCACGTTCTGTGCGCCAGTCGGTCATCGTCAGGAGAAGGGTGACTATCAGGAATCCTGGCAGCCACAAGCCATGAGCCCGATTGCACTGGCGGAATCCGAGCGTGTTGCCAAAGCCGTGACTGAAGCGCTGGGCGGTCGTGGTCTGTTCGGCGTCGAGTTGTTCATCAAGGGCGATCAGGTGTGGTTCAGCGAAGTATCGCCGCGCCCGCACGACACCGGTCTGGTGACGCTGATTTCGCAGGACTTGTCGCAGTTCGCCCTGCACGCACGCGCCATTCTTGGTCTGCCGGTGCCGCTGATCCGTCAGTTCGGGCCATCGGCTTCGGCAGTGATTCTGGTGGAAGGGCAGTCGACCCAAACGGCATTCGCCAACCTTGGTGCGGCGTTGAGCGAACCGGACACGGCATTGCGTCTGTTCGGCAAGCCGGAGGTGAATGGCCAGCGTCGCATGGGTGTGGCGCTGGCGCGGGATGAGTCGATCGAAGCGGCTCGTGCCAAAGCGACCCGTGCTGTTCAGGCTGTCGTTGTAGAGCTGTAAACCGAGTCGCGTCTATCGCGGGCAAGCCCGCTCCTACAATTGGAATGCGTTCCCCTGTAGGAGTGAGCCTGCTCGCGATAGCGATCTATCAGGCAACCTGATTCAGATCGTTGCCACGCGTTTCCTTCAGGCACAGCACCGCAATCAAACTCAGCACCGCCGCCGCCGACACATACCCGCCGACATAACTCAAACCACCCATCGCCACCAGTTTCTGCGCGAAAAACGGCGCCGCCGAGGCCCCGACAATGCCGCCGAGGTTGTACGCCGCCGATGCGCCGGTATAACGCACATGAGTGGGAAACAACTCCGGCAACAACGCCCCCATCGGCGCAAACGTCACGCCCATCAAGAACAACTCGATACACAGAAACAGCGCCACGCCCCAGGTCGAACCCTGCGTCAGCAATGGCTCCATCAGAAACCCGGACAGAATCGCCAGCACGCCGCCGATGATCAACACCGGTTTGCGCCCGTAACGGTCACTGGCCCAGGCTGACAACGGCGTGGCTGCCGCCATGAACAACACGGCAAAACACAGCAGACCGAGGAACGTCTCACGGCTGTAGCCGAGCGTGGATACGCCATAGCTCAGGGAAAACACCGTCGAGATATAGAACAGCGCATAACATACGACCATCGCCGCAGCGCCCAGCAGCGTCGGTGCCCAGTATTGACTGAACAGCTCGACCAACGGCACTTTCACCCTTTCGTGGCGGGCGATGGCGTTGGCGAATACCGGGGTTTCATGGAGTTTCAGGCGTACGTACAGACCCACCATCACCAGTGCCGCACTGAGCAGAAACGGGATCCGCCAGCCCCAGCTACGGAATTGTTCGTCGGTGAGGGTCATGGCCAAGGTCAGAAACAGACCATTGGCGGCGAGAAAACCAATCGAAGGGCCAAGCTGCGGAAACATACCGAACCACGCGCGTTTGCCTTTCGGCGCGTTTTCCGTGGCCAGCAGGGCGGCACCGCCCCATTCGCCACCCAATCCCAGCCCCTGCCCGAAGCGCAGCACGCACAGCAGAATCGGTGCCCACGCGCCAATCGTGGCGTAACCCGGCAGCACGCCGATCAGCGTCGTACACACGCCCATCAACAGCAAGGATGCGACCAGTGTCGATTTACGCCCGATACGGTCACCGAAGTGGCCGAACAGCGCCGAGCCCAGCGGCCGGGCAAGAAAAGCGATGCCGAAAGTGAGGAACGCCGAGAGCATCTGCGCGGTGCCGGAGGTCTGCGGAAAGAACACCGGCCCGATCACCAGCGCGGCGGCCGTGGCATACACATAGAAATCGTAGAACTCGATGGCGGTGCCGATAAAACTCGCGGTCGCCACGCGGGTGGCGGAATTGGTCGGTTGGGCAGGCGCGGTGTCGCTGTAAGCGGTACTGGTCGTCATGCGGTGATCCCTGACAGTCATGAGCTCCGTTGGAGCGAATTATTATGGTCGAACACCCAGGGATGTGGGATGAGGCGCGAGCGCTGTTTCGAGTAGGAACAGTCGCCGGTTTGTTGCGGAAAAAGGCCGAGATCCGAATCGTGCTGGATAAGCACATGGACCGGCTGCGCTTGGGTAAGCGCCTCGATTATAGGAAGGGGGCTAACAAATGAACAAGAGGGCTGGCAGAGCCAATGAAACCTGAGGTCAGTAGAGATTCTGTGGCGAGGGAGCTTGCTCCCGCTGGGTTGCGAAGCGACCCCAGCACATTTGCGGACGCTGCACGCCCGAGCGGGAGCAGGCTCCCTCGCCACAACTACGCTTAGATCTTGGCAGGCACCGAAGAGGTATGCCAGATCAACACCTTGCTCACCCGGTTCTCCTCAGTTTCGAGGATTTCCAATCGATAACGGCCGATCTTCAGGCAAACCGCGCTTTCCGGGATGGTCTCCAGCGCTTCGGTCACCAAGCCATTCAGTGTCTTCGGCCCGTCGCTTGGCAAGTGCCAGCCCAG of the Pseudomonas sp. Seg1 genome contains:
- the purT gene encoding formate-dependent phosphoribosylglycinamide formyltransferase, giving the protein MTRIGTPLSPTATRVLLCGCGELGKEVVIELQRLGVEVIAVDRYANAPAMQVAHRSHVINMLDGAALRAVIEAEKPHFIVPEIEAIATATLVELEAEGFTVIPTARAAQLTMNREGIRRLAAEELDLPTSPYHFADTFEDYSKAVQDLGFPCVVKPVMSSSGKGQSLLRSADDVQKAWDYAQEGGRAGKGRVIIEGFIDFDYEITLLTVRHIGGTTFCAPVGHRQEKGDYQESWQPQAMSPIALAESERVAKAVTEALGGRGLFGVELFIKGDQVWFSEVSPRPHDTGLVTLISQDLSQFALHARAILGLPVPLIRQFGPSASAVILVEGQSTQTAFANLGAALSEPDTALRLFGKPEVNGQRRMGVALARDESIEAARAKATRAVQAVVVEL
- a CDS encoding MFS transporter; this encodes MTTSTAYSDTAPAQPTNSATRVATASFIGTAIEFYDFYVYATAAALVIGPVFFPQTSGTAQMLSAFLTFGIAFLARPLGSALFGHFGDRIGRKSTLVASLLLMGVCTTLIGVLPGYATIGAWAPILLCVLRFGQGLGLGGEWGGAALLATENAPKGKRAWFGMFPQLGPSIGFLAANGLFLTLAMTLTDEQFRSWGWRIPFLLSAALVMVGLYVRLKLHETPVFANAIARHERVKVPLVELFSQYWAPTLLGAAAMVVCYALFYISTVFSLSYGVSTLGYSRETFLGLLCFAVLFMAAATPLSAWASDRYGRKPVLIIGGVLAILSGFLMEPLLTQGSTWGVALFLCIELFLMGVTFAPMGALLPELFPTHVRYTGASAAYNLGGIVGASAAPFFAQKLVAMGGLSYVGGYVSAAAVLSLIAVLCLKETRGNDLNQVA